The Campylobacter ureolyticus ACS-301-V-Sch3b genome has a segment encoding these proteins:
- a CDS encoding HAD family hydrolase: MQKIILFDLDGTLIDSTKSILDGFKYAFNIHDKCYPGDDKVLNLIGHPLEFMFENLGVNKDIVGDFVLSYKKHYKSTYLNTTILLPAARKAILEANKFAILGVVTTKTSLYSKILLDELGVGEYFKVIIGRDDVTFPKPNAEPINKALNFINQNISKNNIFMIGDTIMDLEAAKNANVNGIGLTCGYGKFDDLKNYSTNIFKTPLEAVLYIKNL; this comes from the coding sequence ATGCAAAAAATTATATTATTTGATCTTGATGGGACACTTATTGATTCTACTAAATCCATACTAGATGGTTTTAAATACGCTTTTAATATTCATGATAAATGCTATCCAGGTGATGATAAAGTTTTAAATTTGATTGGTCATCCGCTTGAGTTTATGTTTGAAAATTTAGGTGTAAATAAAGATATAGTTGGTGATTTTGTTCTATCATATAAAAAACACTATAAATCAACTTATTTAAACACTACTATTTTACTTCCAGCCGCAAGAAAAGCTATTTTAGAAGCCAATAAATTTGCTATTTTAGGAGTTGTAACTACTAAAACTTCTTTATATTCTAAAATTTTACTTGATGAGCTTGGTGTTGGAGAGTATTTTAAAGTTATCATTGGAAGAGATGATGTAACTTTTCCAAAACCAAATGCCGAGCCTATAAATAAGGCATTAAATTTTATAAATCAAAACATATCAAAAAATAATATTTTTATGATTGGTGATACTATAATGGATCTAGAAGCAGCTAAAAATGCCAATGTAAATGGCATAGGATTAACTTGTGGATATGGTAAATTTGATGATTTAAAAAACTATAGCACTAATATTTTTAAAACTCCGCTAGAAGCTGTTTTATATATAAAAAATTTATAA
- a CDS encoding PD-(D/E)XK nuclease family protein, with the protein MEKIQDFIEWSLSLMSQSLKVFNSTRRIKSYIASLDDGKIPKTLSTNEFFKKSIFVKDKFQISDINRLLCMQRAVKNTKKLEKELKISSLNFLQNSDYLFSFFKELAITKTSINDLKNSDIYAQYDEHLDILEDLLNNYKAELNCINAYDDITVCDNYEINLEFIKSFNDIEIYVDGVLSDFELDIIDKIKNLTSIKLILEDNELVSKKIIKKFIEEIPDDFSDKICELDLSNLKLNLIKKNTNKPDEILHRGFLTKSLECFYIFEKISYFVNLGIDPKNIVVILPDESFSELLKSYDFNNMLNFAMGKPLNKTLFVQILKTIIEAILEDEELCLEENYLSQKEFTTKNLFLNKLEIDNEFYKDFKLNFNKNINFEKFEYFVNKILNYSKEEIKDQVFEILFEIKIYIDQNLPTLKDACEIFLLYLNTKSIDHVGGGEVSVMGLLESRGLEFDAVIIPEFNKNLVPKASVNEMFLNSNIRKKAGLISYEDRLNLQKFYYKKLILNAKKVAICYLENDDFKPSVFLKDFENFNLKKDDYFSDEEYLSIYKDLYKDTNKPILKRNFVLEHDFFKEPLSFSRLDLFLRCPKCYAIKYIYNIKEEKGVNLELDNKDKGTLIHKVLEETYKANKTFDYNIFKSNLLKYSKDLNINELEKNIILKEFKEFAKKMEDHEKNGWKFLEGEEEKITDFNGIKIKGRIDRIDVNDNGDKLVIDYKTGNADDKSLQLPFYEALLCGGDNIKSCFFSTKDMEFINGKKTLSDLQIVIDELKQKFKNPFDFGNNEGCKYCAYDILCGCEK; encoded by the coding sequence ATGGAAAAGATACAGGATTTTATAGAATGGAGTTTATCGCTTATGAGTCAAAGTCTTAAAGTTTTTAACAGCACAAGGCGTATTAAATCTTACATAGCTTCTCTTGATGATGGTAAAATCCCAAAAACCCTTTCAACAAATGAATTTTTTAAAAAATCTATTTTTGTAAAAGACAAATTTCAAATTTCAGATATAAATAGACTTCTTTGCATGCAAAGAGCTGTTAAAAATACAAAAAAACTTGAAAAAGAGCTAAAAATAAGCTCTTTAAATTTCTTACAAAATAGTGATTATCTTTTTTCTTTTTTTAAAGAACTTGCCATCACAAAAACCTCAATAAATGATCTTAAAAATAGTGATATTTATGCTCAGTATGATGAGCATTTAGATATTTTAGAAGATTTGCTAAATAACTATAAAGCCGAATTAAACTGTATAAATGCTTACGATGATATAACAGTTTGTGATAATTATGAGATAAATTTAGAATTTATAAAAAGCTTTAATGATATTGAGATTTATGTAGATGGTGTTTTGAGTGATTTTGAGCTTGATATTATAGATAAAATCAAAAATTTAACCTCCATAAAACTTATTTTAGAAGATAATGAGCTTGTTAGTAAAAAAATAATTAAAAAATTTATTGAAGAAATTCCTGATGATTTTAGTGATAAAATTTGCGAATTAGATTTATCAAATTTAAAGCTTAATTTAATTAAAAAAAATACAAACAAACCAGATGAAATTCTTCATCGTGGATTTTTGACAAAAAGCTTAGAGTGCTTTTATATCTTTGAAAAAATATCATACTTTGTAAATTTGGGAATTGATCCTAAAAATATAGTTGTTATTTTGCCAGATGAAAGTTTTAGTGAGCTTTTAAAAAGCTATGATTTTAACAATATGCTAAATTTCGCAATGGGAAAGCCATTAAATAAAACTTTATTTGTTCAAATTTTAAAAACAATAATAGAAGCTATTTTAGAAGATGAAGAGCTTTGCTTAGAAGAAAACTATTTATCACAAAAAGAATTTACAACAAAAAATCTTTTTTTAAACAAGCTAGAAATAGATAATGAGTTTTATAAAGACTTTAAGTTAAATTTTAATAAAAATATAAATTTTGAAAAATTTGAGTATTTTGTAAATAAAATTTTAAACTATTCAAAAGAGGAGATAAAAGATCAAGTTTTTGAAATTTTGTTTGAAATAAAAATTTATATAGATCAAAATTTGCCAACCTTAAAAGATGCTTGTGAGATATTCTTGCTTTATTTAAATACAAAATCAATCGATCATGTTGGTGGTGGCGAAGTCAGTGTAATGGGTCTTTTAGAAAGTAGGGGACTTGAATTTGACGCAGTTATAATACCTGAGTTTAATAAAAACTTAGTTCCAAAAGCTTCAGTTAATGAGATGTTTTTAAACTCAAATATTAGAAAAAAAGCAGGACTCATAAGCTATGAAGATAGGCTTAATTTGCAAAAATTTTACTACAAAAAACTTATTTTAAATGCTAAAAAAGTTGCTATTTGCTATCTTGAAAATGATGATTTTAAACCCTCTGTTTTTTTAAAAGATTTTGAAAATTTTAATTTAAAAAAAGATGATTATTTTAGTGATGAAGAGTATTTAAGCATTTATAAAGATTTATATAAAGATACAAATAAGCCAATTTTAAAAAGAAATTTTGTTTTAGAGCATGATTTTTTTAAAGAACCTCTTTCTTTTTCAAGGCTTGATCTATTTTTAAGATGTCCAAAATGCTATGCTATAAAATATATTTATAATATAAAAGAAGAAAAAGGTGTAAATTTAGAACTTGATAATAAAGATAAAGGCACGTTAATTCATAAAGTTTTGGAAGAGACCTATAAGGCAAATAAAACTTTTGATTATAATATTTTTAAATCAAATCTTTTAAAATATTCAAAAGATTTAAACATAAATGAACTTGAAAAAAATATAATTTTAAAAGAGTTTAAAGAATTTGCTAAAAAGATGGAAGATCATGAAAAAAATGGTTGGAAATTTTTAGAAGGCGAAGAGGAAAAAATTACCGATTTTAACGGTATAAAAATAAAAGGTAGAATTGATAGAATCGATGTAAATGATAATGGTGATAAATTAGTGATTGATTATAAAACCGGAAATGCTGATGATAAATCTTTACAGCTTCCTTTTTATGAGGCTCTTTTATGCGGTGGAGATAATATAAAATCTTGCTTTTTTTCTACAAAAGATATGGAATTTATAAATGGTAAAAAAACTCTTAGTGATTTGCAAATAGTTATTGATGAATTAAAACAAAAGTTTAAAAATCCTTTTGATTTTGGCAATAATGAGGGTTGTAAATACTGTGCTTATGATATACTTTGTGGATGTGAAAAATGA
- a CDS encoding OmpA family protein encodes MKKILLAVSLCASTALLANDANYHWEFTPTVGGVLPEGNTGLKNSFTFGARIAKNLGNDVWLDQIELGYDRVSNFKVKDSDDSNLDLNSYFLNFVKDIYSFNDNFKLYGLLGAGYMDFSDGSDADTGFGQYGLGLKYYVTDNFATKLEVRDAITFDHGNHYMFYNLGFGVDFGKRAENIAPVVVAPIGDEDGDGVPDNLDKCPGTPAGVVVDEFGCEKVIRLNLGVHFAFDSAKVSDAAKKEIDKVTDYLNTTDNYKVLLEGHTDSTGNANYNQKLSERRANSVKNVLVKQGLEADRITTVGYGETQPVATNATKEGRAQNRRVDAKFRK; translated from the coding sequence ATGAAAAAAATATTACTTGCAGTTAGTTTATGTGCATCAACTGCGCTTTTAGCAAATGATGCTAACTATCATTGGGAGTTTACTCCAACAGTTGGTGGAGTTTTACCTGAGGGAAATACAGGTCTTAAAAATTCATTTACATTTGGCGCAAGAATAGCTAAAAATTTAGGAAATGATGTTTGGCTAGATCAAATTGAGCTTGGATATGACAGAGTAAGCAATTTTAAAGTTAAAGATTCAGATGATTCAAATCTTGATTTAAATAGCTACTTTTTGAATTTTGTTAAAGATATTTATAGCTTTAATGACAATTTTAAACTATATGGCTTATTAGGTGCTGGATATATGGACTTTAGTGATGGAAGCGATGCTGATACAGGCTTTGGTCAATATGGTTTAGGTCTAAAATATTATGTAACAGATAACTTTGCTACAAAATTAGAAGTAAGAGATGCTATAACATTTGATCACGGTAATCATTATATGTTCTATAACTTAGGTTTTGGTGTTGATTTTGGCAAAAGAGCTGAAAATATTGCTCCTGTAGTTGTTGCTCCAATAGGCGATGAGGACGGAGATGGTGTTCCTGATAACTTAGACAAATGTCCTGGTACTCCAGCAGGTGTTGTAGTTGATGAGTTTGGTTGTGAAAAAGTTATTAGACTAAACTTAGGTGTTCATTTTGCATTTGATAGTGCAAAAGTAAGTGATGCAGCTAAAAAAGAGATTGATAAAGTAACTGATTATCTAAATACAACTGATAATTACAAAGTATTGCTTGAAGGACATACTGATAGCACAGGTAATGCAAACTATAATCAAAAATTATCAGAAAGAAGAGCTAATAGCGTTAAAAATGTATTAGTTAAACAAGGACTAGAAGCAGATAGAATTACTACTGTTGGTTATGGCGAAACTCAACCGGTTGCTACAAACGCAACAAAAGAGGGTCGTGCACAAAACAGAAGAGTTGATGCTAAATTTAGAAAATAA
- a CDS encoding RecB-like helicase — protein sequence MSDFKTYEALSASAGSGKTFALTIRYLVLIFKGVMPNKILALTFTRKAAAEMENRIIETFLGLKKYSPNTPSKERKFEAEKEELLNILNLSEDELIKKRDDLKERLLNSDIKISTFDSFFSTILKSFALNFGINPNYEIENNDASLRQIIDKEFIKKIAKNQIFLDEISSFIVNTKSSSYVFLNSLNELSSEIGKVKIDELDTANENLENLKKNINEKEVEFKRMKSQITKYCDDIIKNTSPKGSTKTALKEHNSTINQAKKLKNQINNIYEVIGSNLIQKETLNYSTYSKIYTEHLGALWDDLRKSLKEFLNELEKYKITVFFKILNLYLQVKDDINVRLNKLSFNDLSTKIYELISQKDILNMIYFRLDARVEHILIDEFQDTNVMQYQILFPLIEEIVSGLGQSGIGSFFYVGDIKQSIYRFRGGKKELFEKLMSDFKQIKKSELDRNYRSEKALVKFVNSIFKKPFDEVLGYKDQIPSKNYNKEERKNIKILKPENFDYFDVENDDYGYIKVLSSDDVLESAVSEVKNLLNNGVKEENIAILCWKNDNIDALKSLLKQEKIEANGIGNQNLFSIPKIRAILEYAKFCITNEEIYKFNTEELLGIEVKKLNLNLQKSTTQNILYLLKKLGINADNVNILHFIEESKNYENIIEFAFNKDEKNISSSDSFGVNLLTVFKSKGLQFNHVILCDKFQQNQNDRSNFIKEYDVENSKWQIKYKVKNREYLDEDYKNFVQKSKNLDKEEDLNKLYVAFTRAKNSFILIKSNNLNSYFGDNKLLDIKDFEFGEVMDYELDKNKDAKKENKSINLAKIKPQKVVARKKEIIPNIHSVKFGLAFHYALEMSDFNVKNIDIALTKSKNKFAKYLKENDFDDIKNRLKNLFLEKNFADIIKDAEVLKEQPFKVKGEIKQIDLLAIKNSEIYIVDYKSATGFEDENKAQILGYKEIISNIYKNKNVKAFIFYILKDKISFLEV from the coding sequence ATGAGTGATTTTAAAACATACGAAGCACTTAGTGCAAGCGCTGGAAGTGGAAAAACATTTGCTTTAACTATAAGGTATTTAGTTTTGATTTTTAAAGGTGTTATGCCAAATAAAATTTTAGCCCTAACCTTTACAAGAAAAGCTGCAGCCGAGATGGAAAATAGGATAATAGAGACATTTTTAGGCTTAAAAAAATATAGTCCAAATACTCCAAGCAAAGAGCGAAAATTTGAAGCTGAAAAAGAGGAGCTTTTAAATATATTAAATTTAAGCGAAGATGAGCTTATAAAAAAAAGAGATGATTTAAAAGAAAGACTTTTAAACTCAGATATTAAAATTTCAACATTTGATTCATTTTTTTCAACTATTTTAAAATCCTTTGCTCTAAATTTTGGCATAAATCCAAACTACGAGATAGAAAACAATGATGCTAGTTTAAGGCAGATTATAGATAAAGAGTTTATAAAAAAAATCGCAAAAAACCAAATTTTTCTTGATGAAATAAGTAGTTTTATAGTAAACACAAAAAGTAGCAGTTATGTTTTTTTAAACTCATTAAATGAGCTTTCAAGTGAAATTGGAAAAGTAAAAATAGATGAGTTAGATACAGCCAATGAAAATTTAGAAAATTTAAAGAAAAATATCAATGAAAAAGAAGTTGAATTTAAACGTATGAAATCGCAAATAACAAAATATTGTGATGATATCATTAAAAACACTTCGCCAAAAGGTTCGACAAAAACAGCTCTAAAAGAACATAACTCAACAATAAATCAAGCAAAAAAATTAAAAAATCAAATTAATAATATTTATGAGGTTATAGGAAGCAATCTCATACAAAAAGAGACCTTAAATTATAGTACCTATTCTAAAATTTATACTGAACATTTAGGTGCTCTTTGGGATGATCTTAGAAAAAGCTTAAAAGAGTTTTTAAATGAGCTTGAAAAATATAAAATAACTGTATTTTTTAAAATTTTAAATCTTTATTTGCAAGTAAAAGATGATATAAATGTAAGATTAAACAAACTAAGTTTTAATGATTTAAGCACAAAAATTTATGAACTAATTAGCCAAAAAGATATTTTAAATATGATCTATTTTAGGCTTGATGCAAGGGTTGAGCATATCCTAATCGATGAGTTTCAAGATACAAATGTCATGCAGTATCAAATACTTTTTCCTCTTATTGAAGAGATTGTTTCAGGGCTTGGGCAAAGTGGAATCGGAAGTTTTTTTTATGTTGGAGATATCAAACAAAGTATTTATAGGTTTCGTGGTGGTAAAAAAGAACTTTTTGAAAAACTGATGAGTGATTTTAAACAAATAAAAAAATCAGAACTCGATAGAAATTATAGAAGCGAAAAAGCTTTGGTTAAGTTTGTAAATAGCATTTTCAAAAAACCTTTTGATGAGGTTTTGGGCTATAAAGATCAAATTCCATCTAAAAACTACAATAAAGAAGAAAGAAAAAATATTAAAATTTTAAAACCTGAAAATTTTGACTATTTTGATGTGGAAAATGATGATTATGGATATATAAAAGTTTTAAGCAGTGATGATGTTTTAGAAAGTGCGGTTAGTGAGGTTAAAAATCTACTTAATAATGGAGTAAAAGAAGAAAATATCGCTATACTTTGCTGGAAAAATGATAATATTGACGCTTTAAAATCTCTTTTAAAGCAAGAAAAAATTGAAGCAAATGGCATAGGAAATCAAAATTTATTTTCTATTCCTAAAATAAGAGCTATTTTAGAATATGCTAAGTTTTGCATAACAAATGAAGAAATTTATAAATTTAACACAGAAGAGCTTCTTGGTATAGAAGTTAAAAAACTAAACTTAAATCTGCAAAAATCAACTACCCAAAATATATTGTATCTGCTTAAAAAACTAGGGATAAACGCAGATAATGTAAACATTTTACACTTTATAGAAGAGTCAAAAAACTATGAAAATATTATAGAATTTGCCTTTAATAAAGATGAAAAAAATATTTCCTCTAGCGATAGCTTTGGTGTAAATTTGCTAACTGTTTTTAAATCAAAAGGTCTTCAATTCAACCATGTTATTTTGTGTGATAAATTTCAACAAAATCAAAATGATAGATCAAATTTTATAAAAGAATATGATGTAGAAAACTCAAAATGGCAGATAAAATATAAGGTTAAAAATAGAGAATATTTAGATGAAGATTATAAAAATTTTGTACAAAAATCAAAAAATCTCGATAAAGAAGAGGATTTAAACAAGCTTTATGTTGCATTCACAAGAGCAAAAAATTCATTTATTTTGATAAAGTCAAATAATTTAAATAGTTATTTTGGAGATAACAAACTTTTAGATATAAAAGATTTTGAATTTGGTGAAGTAATGGACTATGAGCTAGATAAAAATAAAGATGCTAAAAAAGAGAATAAAAGTATAAATTTAGCAAAAATAAAACCTCAAAAAGTAGTAGCTAGAAAAAAAGAAATTATACCAAATATCCACTCTGTCAAATTTGGTTTGGCTTTTCACTACGCTCTTGAAATGAGTGATTTTAATGTAAAAAATATAGATATTGCACTAACAAAATCAAAAAATAAATTTGCAAAATATCTAAAAGAAAATGACTTTGACGATATAAAAAATAGATTAAAAAATTTATTTTTAGAAAAAAACTTTGCAGATATTATAAAAGATGCTGAAGTTTTAAAAGAACAGCCTTTTAAAGTAAAAGGAGAAATAAAGCAAATCGATCTTTTAGCTATAAAAAATAGTGAAATTTATATAGTTGATTATAAAAGTGCAACTGGCTTTGAAGATGAAAATAAAGCACAAATTTTAGGATATAAAGAAATTATTTCAAATATTTATAAAAATAAAAATGTAAAAGCTTTTATATTTTATATCTTAAAAGATAAAATTTCATTCTTAGAAGTTTAA
- the rplM gene encoding 50S ribosomal protein L13 — protein MTKITKPTEVKRDWIVIDATGKRFGRMLTEVATLLRGKHKPSYTPNVDCGDYVVIINASKAVYTGLNKGEDKLYHRHSGYFGSVKSEKFAELLEKNPVKLYNLAVRGMLPKTKLGKEMIKKLKVYEGSEHPHTAQTNKANKEGK, from the coding sequence ATGACAAAAATTACAAAACCTACTGAGGTTAAACGCGATTGGATCGTTATAGATGCAACAGGTAAAAGATTTGGTAGAATGCTAACAGAAGTGGCTACCTTGCTTAGAGGAAAACATAAGCCAAGTTACACTCCAAATGTTGATTGTGGTGATTATGTGGTTATAATAAATGCTTCAAAAGCAGTTTATACAGGACTAAATAAGGGTGAAGATAAACTTTATCATAGGCATTCAGGATATTTTGGAAGCGTAAAAAGTGAAAAATTTGCAGAACTTTTAGAAAAAAATCCTGTTAAACTTTATAACTTAGCAGTTAGAGGAATGCTTCCAAAGACAAAACTTGGAAAAGAGATGATAAAAAAACTTAAAGTTTATGAGGGAAGTGAGCATCCTCACACAGCACAAACAAATAAAGCAAATAAAGAAGGAAAATAA
- the rpsI gene encoding 30S ribosomal protein S9 — protein MATVYATGKRKMAVAKVWVKPGSGKITVNDMDLNSWLGGLEAIKLKVIQPLLVTKQEKSMDIRAVANGGGYNAQAEAVRHGISKALADMDGDFRAVLKPAGLLTRDSRVVERKKFGRRKARRSPQFSKR, from the coding sequence ATGGCAACAGTTTATGCAACAGGTAAAAGAAAAATGGCAGTAGCAAAAGTGTGGGTTAAACCAGGAAGCGGTAAAATAACTGTTAATGATATGGATTTAAACTCATGGCTTGGCGGACTTGAAGCTATTAAGCTTAAGGTTATTCAACCACTACTTGTAACAAAACAAGAAAAATCAATGGACATAAGAGCTGTCGCAAATGGCGGTGGTTATAATGCGCAAGCTGAAGCTGTAAGACATGGTATTTCAAAAGCTTTAGCAGATATGGATGGCGATTTTAGAGCGGTATTAAAACCTGCTGGACTTTTAACAAGAGATAGTAGAGTTGTTGAAAGAAAGAAATTTGGTAGAAGAAAAGCTAGAAGAAGCCCACAATTTTCTAAGAGATAA